The following coding sequences are from one Candidatus Methylomirabilota bacterium window:
- a CDS encoding DUF4340 domain-containing protein codes for MRFRTTLVLFGVLALLSLGYYFLELKEVEKEAKTKLVSFQEEEVSSFSIRRGEKVITLERGENGWRMSEPVEDRADEKEIIALLGNVIRAKTERTLDASGDSLADFGLQNPPIIFTVHLKEKETPFILEVGNTTPAGFSVYARRKGEEKILLAPHTVKTSLEKDAFAFRSKVLLSFAQEAVQAVSLRTDSLRVRLERHEKGKWRITEPIQVAADSGKVSDLLRSLTQDQIQTFPDKPASLKMVGLDPPRGEIRLALDGGTEATLFLGVKKKEGGQKKEGGVYARRSREEQVLVLKETFLKEIPKQVADLRDRTLLAVDREKVDTIELVTPKGRTVLSKAGGTWSMKEPEEASADQRMVNDLLWDLTTTRVKEFVDDDAKTLKPYGLDAPPVTVRLLDPQGKPLSTLTLARASNDEGAYVRVGDSQAVTLVEARLYEQLDKGPFDFRLRQLLSFETWDVGKMELSRNGQEILLEKRKEQWELKKPKQVKAKYSAVIDLLNEIKNLKWQKVVAKGPTDLSPYGLDKPVATFTLTKTDGKSLGTVLLGKSEEDLVYAKLQEKPDIYGIPSAFLESLPQDPSALAE; via the coding sequence ATGAGGTTTCGCACCACCCTGGTCCTCTTCGGCGTCCTTGCACTGCTGAGCCTCGGCTACTACTTCCTGGAACTGAAGGAAGTTGAGAAAGAGGCAAAGACGAAGCTGGTCTCTTTTCAGGAAGAAGAGGTCTCTTCGTTCAGCATCCGCCGCGGGGAAAAGGTCATCACCCTGGAGCGGGGCGAAAACGGGTGGCGGATGAGCGAGCCTGTGGAGGACCGGGCGGACGAAAAAGAAATTATCGCCCTGCTGGGAAACGTGATCCGCGCGAAAACCGAGCGGACCCTGGACGCCAGTGGCGACAGTCTCGCCGATTTTGGATTACAGAACCCTCCCATTATCTTCACCGTTCACCTCAAAGAGAAAGAGACGCCTTTCATCCTGGAGGTTGGGAACACCACGCCAGCCGGCTTCTCGGTGTACGCTCGGCGAAAGGGAGAGGAAAAAATCCTCCTCGCCCCACACACGGTCAAGACCTCCTTGGAGAAAGACGCTTTTGCCTTCCGAAGCAAGGTCCTCCTCTCCTTTGCGCAAGAGGCGGTACAGGCCGTGAGCCTTCGCACGGATTCCCTTCGTGTCCGCCTTGAGCGGCACGAGAAGGGGAAGTGGCGGATCACGGAACCGATCCAGGTTGCCGCAGACTCCGGCAAGGTCTCGGACCTCCTCCGCTCGCTCACTCAAGACCAGATTCAGACCTTTCCGGACAAGCCGGCCTCTCTAAAGATGGTGGGCTTGGATCCGCCTCGAGGGGAGATCCGGCTGGCCCTTGACGGGGGGACCGAGGCTACCCTCTTCCTTGGAGTAAAGAAGAAAGAAGGAGGACAGAAAAAAGAAGGGGGAGTCTACGCCCGGCGCTCCCGGGAAGAGCAAGTCCTCGTGCTCAAGGAGACGTTTCTGAAAGAGATTCCGAAACAGGTGGCAGACCTCAGGGACCGGACCCTCCTGGCGGTCGACCGGGAAAAGGTTGATACGATCGAACTCGTAACTCCCAAAGGGCGGACAGTTCTCTCAAAGGCCGGGGGCACCTGGAGCATGAAGGAACCTGAGGAGGCATCAGCGGATCAGCGGATGGTCAACGATCTGCTCTGGGATCTCACCACGACCCGGGTCAAGGAGTTTGTGGACGACGACGCCAAGACCCTGAAACCGTACGGACTTGACGCTCCACCGGTCACGGTGCGTCTCTTGGATCCTCAGGGGAAGCCCCTGTCCACCCTGACCCTGGCCAGGGCGAGCAACGACGAGGGCGCCTACGTCCGGGTAGGCGACAGTCAGGCAGTCACCCTCGTCGAGGCTCGGCTCTACGAACAGCTCGATAAAGGGCCGTTCGATTTCCGTCTCCGGCAGTTGCTGAGCTTCGAGACCTGGGATGTGGGAAAGATGGAGCTCTCACGGAATGGTCAGGAGATCCTCCTGGAGAAGCGGAAGGAGCAGTGGGAACTCAAGAAGCCTAAACAAGTCAAAGCGAAATATTCGGCGGTCATCGACCTCCTGAACGAAATCAAGAATCTCAAGTGGCAGAAAGTGGTTGCGAAAGGGCCTACCGACCTATCCCCCTACGGTCTCGATAAGCCGGTTGCAACCTTCACCCTCACCAAGACGGACGGAAAATCTCTCGGTACGGTGCTACTCGGAAAGTCAGAAGAGGATCTCGTCTATGCCAAGCTTCAGGAGAAGCCGGATATCTATGGAATTCCCTCTGCCTTTCTGGAGTCCCTCCCTCAAGATCCCTCGGCTCTCGCCGAGTAA